The Deinococcus betulae genome segment CCATCAGCGTGTGGGTGCTGATTGCGGCGGCGGTACTGCACGGCCTGGGCTTTGCCGCGCTGTGGCCCGGCACCCTGAGCCTGGTGACCGAAGCCGCCCGCGAGGGCTACCAGGGCCGCGCCCTGACCCTGGTGACCACCAGCGTGATGGGGCTGTCGGGCCTGGGCTTTTTCGTGTTCGGGGCGCTGGCCGCGCGCGGCGACAGCTTTGCCCTGGGGCTGGCGCAGGGGCTGCTGCTGCTGTCGCTGGTGCTGACCCTGGCGGTGCCCCGCCGCCTGGCGCTGGCCACACCCGCCGGGGCCGAGGCAGCCAGCGCCGCCCGCCCCCGCTCGTTTGTAGCGGGCCTCCTGCCGCTGCTGCCAGCCGCCTTCATGCAGACTCTGACCCTGACCCTGCTGGGGCCGTGGCTGTTCCGTATCGCGCCGCAGATGGGGCTGTCTTACTGGGGGCTAGTGGGCCTACTGGTCGTGGGCGGCGGCGTGGCCTACGGCCTGATGCCGCTGACCGGCCGCTTTGCCGACCGGGGCCGCGCCCGCACCGGGGTCATGCTGGGCTACGCCCTGGTGAGCGCCGGTTTCGTGGGCTTTGCCCTGACCCCGGCGCCCTGGCTGCTTTACGGCCTGGCGCTGGTGGCGGGCCTGGGCTACGCCTTCCTAACGCCGGGCTGGGCCGCGCTGGTCTCGCAGGTGCTGCCGCCCGCGCAGCGTCCCGCCGCCTGGGGCATCTTGATGACGGCCGAGAATGCCGGTCTGACCCTGGGACCACTGGTAGGTGCGCTGGCCCTGAAACAGGCGGGCGTGCCTGGTCCCTTTATGGTCGGGGCGGTGCTGGCGGCCCTGACGGCGAGCGGTTACGTGGTGTTTCGCCGGGCCTTTCATGCCGCGTCTACTTAGGCGACTGGCGGTGCTGCTGGCCGCATGGGGCGCCGCGGCCCTACTGGCCGAAGTCGTGGGCCGCGCCGCTGGTCTGGGCGCCCTGGGGGGCGGCGACCCTACCCGGCGGCGCGTCGCCTTGACCTTTGACGACGGCCCCAGCGAGAGGACGCCGCAGCTGCTGGCGGTGCTGGCCCGGCATGGGGCGCGCGCCACCTTTTTTGTGACGGCGCCGGCCTGCGCGGCCTTTCCCCAGCAGCTGACGGCCCTGGAGGCCGCCGGACACCGCCTGGAAGCCCACGGCCGCTGGCACCGCCACGCGCTGCTGCTGCCCCCCTGGCAGGAGTGGGCGCAGGTGCGCTGGCATCCCCGTCCCCAGCAACCCGTCCCGCTGCTGTACCGCCCCCCCTACGGCGGCCACAGCCCCCTGACCCGTCTGCTGGCCTGGCTGTCGGGGCGCCGGGTAGCCCTGTGGGACACCGAAGGCCGCGACTGGACCAGAGCAGAAGCCTCCACCCTGGCCCAGCAGACCCTGGCCCGCGCCGGGGGCGGCAGCGTGGTCCTGCTGCACGACGGCCCTACCGTGACCCCGCCACTGCTGGACGAGCTGCTGGCTGGCCTGCGTGAGCGCGGGCTGGAGGTGGTGCCTCTGCACGAACTGCCTCCCCGCCGCATTGGCTGGCGCGAAGGGCTCCGGCGGCTGAAGGGCAGTTACGGGAAATAAGCCCGGCTTCCGTCTGGTTGAGGACTGGTGGGGCTTCGGCGGCCGACTGCCTCAGTCTTCAAGGGAGCTTGCACAGCAGCGAAACAAGGCCAGCGGCGACAGGCGTGCGGTCATGGGAGGACACCAATGTCTCTCGAAATGAGGGCAAGTCCGCCGGGAATGCCCATAACCAGAAAATTGCCGGGCTTTATGCTGCACTCGGCGAATCGTTGTCATGAAAAAAGGCCGCCTCTTCATGCTGGAGGCGGCCATTGGGTTCAGCGCTCAGTTCGGCTTGGTGACTCGCGTTCGGCCCGCCAGGGCACGGCCCAGCGTGACCTCATCGGCGTATTCCAGCGCGCCGCCCACTGGCAGGCCGTAGGCGATGCGGCTGACCACTGCGCCCAGTGGCTCTAACAGGCGCTGCAGGTACAGCGCGGTGGCGTCGCCCTCCACGGTCGTGCCCGTCGCCAGAATGACCTCCAGACCCTCCT includes the following:
- a CDS encoding MFS transporter; this encodes MTRRPLRDRLPLRADMLPPVGAAALALACAEFVRSGFYGAYLTQVVDTQFGLPVTAAAGAWTAHFVADTLMRGPAGALVLRLGLRPAMVGGALLSAGALALLLLPISVWVLIAAAVLHGLGFAALWPGTLSLVTEAAREGYQGRALTLVTTSVMGLSGLGFFVFGALAARGDSFALGLAQGLLLLSLVLTLAVPRRLALATPAGAEAASAARPRSFVAGLLPLLPAAFMQTLTLTLLGPWLFRIAPQMGLSYWGLVGLLVVGGGVAYGLMPLTGRFADRGRARTGVMLGYALVSAGFVGFALTPAPWLLYGLALVAGLGYAFLTPGWAALVSQVLPPAQRPAAWGILMTAENAGLTLGPLVGALALKQAGVPGPFMVGAVLAALTASGYVVFRRAFHAAST
- a CDS encoding polysaccharide deacetylase family protein — encoded protein: MPRLLRRLAVLLAAWGAAALLAEVVGRAAGLGALGGGDPTRRRVALTFDDGPSERTPQLLAVLARHGARATFFVTAPACAAFPQQLTALEAAGHRLEAHGRWHRHALLLPPWQEWAQVRWHPRPQQPVPLLYRPPYGGHSPLTRLLAWLSGRRVALWDTEGRDWTRAEASTLAQQTLARAGGGSVVLLHDGPTVTPPLLDELLAGLRERGLEVVPLHELPPRRIGWREGLRRLKGSYGK